The genomic stretch GGTGGTGCACCCGCACCGGCTGGACCACGCGGCGATCAGCATCGGCGCCACGCCGCAGACCGCAGCCCCCGCCGCAGCCGCGCCCGCCGCCCCCGCGCTGGAGCCGATCGGCCCGCTGCTGGCCGCCGCCAATGCGGAGAATGGGCGCGCCCTGGCCGGCCGGCTCTGTGCCTCCTGCCACAGCTTCAATGAGGGCGGGCGGGCCGGTGTCGGCCCCAACCTCTGGGGCATCGTGAACAAGAATCACGCCCAGATGGCCGGCTTCAACTACAGCGCCGCAAATCGTGCCCTGGCCGACAAGCCCTGGGATTACGAGGCGCTGAACGCCTTCATCGCCGCCCCCAACCGCGCCATGGCCGGCACCCGCATGGCCTATGCCGGCCTGCCCAACACGGCGCAGCGCGCGGATGTGATTGCCTATCTGCGCAGCCTGGCTACCACCCCGGCGCCGCTGCCCTGATCCACGCTGAACTCGTTGCCGCGGCCGAGGCCGCGGCCGATCTGGCGAGCGGGATCATCCGCCCGCTGTT from Sediminicoccus sp. KRV36 encodes the following:
- a CDS encoding c-type cytochrome, giving the protein MSLEVNKAFAAVLTAGIAFMSAGVIGGLVVHPHRLDHAAISIGATPQTAAPAAAAPAAPALEPIGPLLAAANAENGRALAGRLCASCHSFNEGGRAGVGPNLWGIVNKNHAQMAGFNYSAANRALADKPWDYEALNAFIAAPNRAMAGTRMAYAGLPNTAQRADVIAYLRSLATTPAPLP